Genomic DNA from Acidobacteriota bacterium:
AGGTGTACCCCACGGCGGTGTCGACCACGATGATGGGGCCGATAATGCTGTCGGGCGCCCCCACCGCTTCTTTCATGGCGGCGAAGTTGCCGCCGCCTCCGATCCAGCTTCCCGAGAGGGCCGCCAGCCCCTTCCAGGCGTCCTCGGGCAGCCAGCTTCCGAAGACGGCCAAGGCCAAGGGTCCGCCGATCACGATGCCCAGCGTTCCCGCCAGCATCATGCCCAGCGCCTTGGGTCCGATGCGCAGGATGGTGGGCACGTCGGTGGTGACCATGAGCAGGAAGAGCGCAAACGGCAGCAGGTAGTCGCGCATCCAGTCGTAGGTGGGCGATGAGGTGGGAATCAGTCCCAAAGTGCTGGCGAAAGTGGGCAGGTAGTAGATGAAGAGGATGGCGGGGATGACGCTGAAGAATTTCTTGGCCCAGGACCGGTTGGAAATCCAGAAGACAAAGGCGCACACGCCGGTGCAGAACACGAGCACCGCCATCGGGTCGCTGATGAGAGTCATGGCCTACAGTATAGCGAGCAGCCTCATACCGCCGAGAGGAATTGGGCCTTCACAGCGGTCACTGAAACTTGACACGTGTGTGAACTTGTTGGCCACCTAGTGGCCCTAGCGAAGTTGGAAGAGGAGCGGATTGGCCTAGAGGAATCGCCTTCCGGTAGACTCTCAGACATGAGCGAGCATTATTCCAGGCATCAGGACGCCATCTATCTGGCGGGGCTGCAAGGGCGCCGTCCGGAATTGGAGCTGAGCTACCAGGGACTCAAGGAGCAAGCCCGCCGCAAGCTGCGTCCCAGCGCCTACGATTACGTGGCCGGAGGCGCGGGGACGGAAGACACCATGCAGGCCAACGAAGAGGCCTTCCGCCGCTGGCGCATCGTCCCCCGCATGTTGCGCGACGTCGCCGAGCGCGACCTCTCGGTGAGCCTCTTCGAGCAAACTCATCCCGCCCCCTTGCTGCTGGCCCCCATCGGAGTCCAGGGCCTGCTCCACGAAGAGGCCGAATCGGCCACGGCTCGTGCCGCCGCATCGTTGGGACTGACCTACATCCACTCCACGGCGGCCTCCACCGCCATGGAGGAGATTGCTTCCCAGGCACCCCATGGACCCCGCTGGTTTCAGCTTTACTGGCCGCGCGACCCGCAACTCACCGGGAGCTTCCTGGAGCGCGCCGAGAAGTCCGGCTTCACAGCCATCATGGTCACTCTCGATACGCGTTACCTGGGCTACCGTCCGCGCGATCTGGCTCGCGGCTTCAACCCCTTCTTGCGGGGCGAAGGGTTGGCCAACTACTTCAGCGATCCCGTCTTTCGGGCCGCTCTGCCGGCAGCGCCGGAGGAAGACGCGGAACCGGCCATCCGCCACTTCCTGGAGAACTTCTCCGATCCCTCCATGACCTGGGACGACTTCAAAGGCCTGCGCCAGATGACTTCCCTGCCCCTTCTGGTCAAGGGCATCCTGCATCCCGAGGACGCCCAAATCGCGCTGGATGTGGGAGCCGACGGCATCGTCGTCTCAAACCACGGCGGACGCCAGGTGGACGGAGCCATCGGCGCTCTGGAGACTTTGCCCGCCATCCGCCGCAAGGTTCCGGACGAGATCCCCCTTCTCTTCGACAGCGGACTGCGCAGCGGTTGCGACCTGCTCAAGGCGCTGGCCCTGGGAGCTGACGCCGCCCTGCTGGGACGGCCCTACGCCTGGGGACTGGCGGCCGACGGCGAGGAGGGAGTGCGGGAAGTGCTGCTGCGCTTGCTGGCCGATTTCGATCTGGCCCTGGCTCTGAGCGGATTCTCCTCGCCGGCCCAGTTGCAGGCGTCGGACCTGAAGCGGGAAGGCGCAGCGGCCGACTGAGCCCCCTCGTTCAGGCCTGATCGTACTTTTGCCAGCGGATGAAGAGCACGTCCAGATCGGTCTCGATGATCTGGGAGGGGCGTTTGGGCTCTCTCAAGGCCAGAGTCAGATTGGATCCGCTCTTGGGCCGCAACAATTTCCAGCCGGGACGCTCGCCCCGGGCCTGCAGCAAGGCGCTGCATTCCTTGAAAGGCGTGTTGACTTGGGCCACCGCCAGGGCCTTGTCGGGAGTCAGCAGCATCAGCACCGAACCCGAAGCGCCGCAACGCGCCATCAATTCGCGCAGCCGCCTCTGGTCTTCGTCGTCCCGCTCCAAAAGACGC
This window encodes:
- a CDS encoding alpha-hydroxy-acid oxidizing protein produces the protein MSEHYSRHQDAIYLAGLQGRRPELELSYQGLKEQARRKLRPSAYDYVAGGAGTEDTMQANEEAFRRWRIVPRMLRDVAERDLSVSLFEQTHPAPLLLAPIGVQGLLHEEAESATARAAASLGLTYIHSTAASTAMEEIASQAPHGPRWFQLYWPRDPQLTGSFLERAEKSGFTAIMVTLDTRYLGYRPRDLARGFNPFLRGEGLANYFSDPVFRAALPAAPEEDAEPAIRHFLENFSDPSMTWDDFKGLRQMTSLPLLVKGILHPEDAQIALDVGADGIVVSNHGGRQVDGAIGALETLPAIRRKVPDEIPLLFDSGLRSGCDLLKALALGADAALLGRPYAWGLAADGEEGVREVLLRLLADFDLALALSGFSSPAQLQASDLKREGAAAD